Genomic window (Lynx canadensis isolate LIC74 chromosome A1, mLynCan4.pri.v2, whole genome shotgun sequence):
TCCAGAAATAGAGTCTTACCTCTagggtcaattgattttcaacagttGTCAGCCAAGACAATTAAATGgcggaaagaatagtcttttcaacacaccgacgctgggaaaactggatgtccgtatgcaaaagaatgacgttggacccctacctcagaccattatacaaaaattaaaatggaccGCAGACCTTAATTTAAGggcaaaaatgataaaactcttaaaagaaagcCAAGGTGTCACATAAACCTAGTTGTAGTGGAAAGgggtttattttacatttatggcTCCTTGAGAGATTTCAGGAGCTCTTGAGAACAAGAGACCAAATATTACAACAAAAGATGGCCCCAATCCTCTTATTACTCAGGAAATGCCAAAGGTTTTTATGAGCTGTGTGAGCCAGGAACCATGGAACGAAGGCCAGATATTTGAGAAGAAATATCTTTTGGTCATctgaatatgtatatttattttttttttgagtttatttatttattttgagagtgtgcatgcatgcgcatGTGAGTgtgaacaagcaggagaggggcagagagagagagagagaaagagagggagagaatcccaagcactgatagtgctgagcccgacacggggcttgaactcacgaactgcgagatcatgacctgagccgaagtaggacgcttaactaactgagccacccaggtgctccccaaatgTATATATACTTCTGATAAATCGCAATATCCCAAGCCCTTCACATAGGagtcatagttattttaaatgtccTGAGGAATCCAAAATCTGTGTCATATCTGAGTTTGGTGCTGATTCTCACTCTCGTcttcagtctgtttttttttttttttctttctttctttcttgactttTAGCATGGCTTGAAATGCGATTTGTTGGGTAAAGGGACTGATATAGACATTTAATGTGAGGTCTGATGCTAGTCTGGCTAGGATTCGGACTGGTTTAATGTTTAACTGTAGCGTTAGGTGCCAGTGGCTTTAAGTTCTTCTAGTgtccttgtttgtttctttccctctgcagTCTTTGACTTTCTCCAGGAGCTTTTtatcgtttttaaaaaaaatttatgttgtcttttaaattttttattttattgtattactttttaaagatttttaaaaatgtttatttttgagagacagagaaagagtgcaggtgggggaggggcagagagagattgggagacagagggtccgcagcaggctccaggctctgagctgccaacagtgagccccatgctgggcttgaactcataaaccatgagatcatgacttgagccgaagttgaacacttaaccgactgagccacccaggtgccctattttttatttttgagagagagagtgagggagagaggctctcaagcaggctgcaagctgagcgtgatttggggcttgatcccatgaccttgggatcatgacctgggccaaaattgagagtcagacactcaaccaactgaaccacctaagAGCTCCTCTCCAAGAACTTTCTAAAAGCAGTCTGCGCCCTGAAGCTCTTTCAGCTGTAACTTGCTATTGTCATACTGGAGGCTTATTGACTTGGTGGTAAGGGGTTAAGGAAAgggaaagcattttaaattttatgatgaAATCTCAGTATTCTGGTGGGTCTGTGTCTCTGGGCTGTGACATTCACAGGTGTCTCAGCTTTGTCCCCTCTTCCTTGGGTGAGGCAGAAAAGCTAGTAGGAACTGCAGTTGGGTAACTGTCCTTAGCCCCACCCTCCCGTGAGAAAAATAAGGCTCTGGAGAGCAGGCTTTTGTCAGGGAGACTGCTCTGgctatgtttttaaacattttttaatttttttttttttttttttttttttttttttttttttttgcgagagaaagagagagagagagagagcaggggaggggcagagagagagagggagacacagaatctgaagcagcctccaggctctgagctgtcagcacagagcctgaggcggggcttgaactcataaactgtgagattactACCTGAGATAAAGTCTGCTGCCCAACCTAcggacccacccaggtgccccagggtgtatttttaaatggttactttcccctctcttctgctAAAGACAGGAGGGGACTTTCCTTGGCTCTTGGCCACACTCCTCAGCCTTCACCGATTGGTCAAAATTACAACAAAAGTACCCCTACCaaactgtggccccagcagctTTGCTCTAGGTTAGCCAATCTCGGCTGTATTTGCCAGTCTGTCCAGATTTGGAGGGTGGCAGTTTGCGTCACTTCTCTGCTGGGTTCAAGAAAAGTGGTTGCTTTCTGGTTTGTTCCTGTTGTGAAGGTGGGAGTGACGGACCTCCCCAAACCCTTTCCGGGAGGAAGCTGAAAGTGAAGTTGCTTTTCCTTTGGTTtgtcctttaaaacaaaaacaaaaacaaaaaaaaagccctcaaggCATGAGGGCTGAGAGGGCAACAGGGCTAGAGATCTCCATTTGGCCTTTTGGGAAAGAGTGTGCGGGGAGGCAGACCCTCCATGAAGGAAGGGCTCAGTCTGGCTTCATCAACCcttttttagattaatttttttaaaaacttattttgagaaagagagggagaagggatagagagagaaaatcccaagcgggctttgcactgtcagcacagccgtGCTCAAACTTATGAAATgggggatcatgatctgagctgaaatcaggagtcctaTGCTCAACCGAGtccctcaggcacccctattcagcCTAAGTGCTCCCGCCAGACTCCATCCTCCAACCCCCTGCACCAGCACCCAAAGATCTTTCTGTAACAGAGACCTAACCATAACTGTCTCCTTGCtcagaccctcccctgcttggaaaCTCCTGCACCTGCGGAATAATGTACGCGGTGCTCAGCGTGGCCTTCACAGATCCTCATGGGTCACCTTAAGCTTTCCTCTGCCGCCCACCTCCTCTGACTCCTATACTGTATTGGGGTACCAGGGACACCCCAAATTGCTTCCAAGCCCCTCAGCGTGACACACTGCCCCGGTGTCTCTGCCTCGCACTTGCTGATCCCTCTGGAACCCTTCCCATCATGACTGCAATGACTCCACCAGCAAGACCCTGCCTCCTTGGGGAGGCCTTCCCAAAGCCCCAAGTATATTCCTCAGACACAGTGCCATGCTGTGGATCCTGCTGATGCCCCAAGGGACCACTCCAGCAGCCAAATCTCCATCTTACTCCAGGCAGAGAATGCATGGGGcagacactctgtctctctcccaaggCTCTGCTTTTGTCCCAGGGTGGGGAGAGGTACCAGATCTCGTTGGTCAGCCCTCCCCATCAGCCCTCCCCAgctgggaagaggaggagggaaggtctGGAAGGGAAGGAGCCTCTGTGCATTGGCACCTACTGTACAGGCCAGGGATGAAGGAATCTGGCTCCGAAGCCACGGTCGTGGGGTTCAGATCCCAAGCTCCATCAAGTATCACCTCTCTGACCCTGGCAAGCTACTTATCTCTCTATGGTTCATCATTGTCCTCCATAAAACAGGTTAATAAATAGGACCTAGCTTAGCTAGAGGGAGGCCCCATGAGATAATGCAACATAAAGAGTCCTGTACGTGGTGAATGCTCGACTAGTGCCTGCTTGTTATAGTTGCTATTACAGCCACCATGTTGGACAAGTGCCGTGGCAGGTATTGCTACGTCCAGGGCTGATCTCATCCACGGCCGGGCCAGCAACACGGGGATGTTAGTCCCCCTCCATGGAGCCAGGGAAGCACCAAGGTGCTCTGGCATTTGCAGAGCTGTTTGCTTCTTCCCCCTGCCAGGCACCACTCAGCCCTCTCCTACTCTCCTGGAGACACCCCCCGGggggaggcctgggctggggagggaaggaggctgtgGATTCAGGCTGCAACAGGCCCGGGCTGGGTGCTTACAGGCTCCTTGAAGGAGGTGGTGGCAGTGAccacggggggtgggggaccaCACGGTTGGAGTTGCGCCCCAGTCCAGGCTCAGGCAGTGGatcctgcttttcttctgttcattCTATCCCTCCATGCAGATGGTGAGGAGGGTCTCCTCATCCTTTTAGGTCTTgctacaagccagggagagaagtGTGCAGAGCTGGGGGCTTTGACGTCACATCCATTCACACCAACACCAAAGAGGCTGCTGGTCTGCCTCCACGCTATGTTAAGTCCAAGATGATGCAGCCGGGGTTGTCCAGAGACTGGCACACAGGGAGCGCTTCGTTCCCCTCTCTTGGGCCTCAAGGTTGAGAAAGCCCCTCCCAGCACCCCTGCACTGTAATTAGTCCATCTGCCCCTCACTGTACTGAGGGAAGCTGAATTGCTGGGCGAGGTCAGTTGAGGATATGGAACCTCTGTTGTACATCTGAACAGATACACTACTCCATTATGCTGTGCTCAGGTGGTGCAGTGCGCAACGCACACAACCGCACCCAGCAGCACTGAGATCACCCTCTGAGGGGTAGTCATTTTGGAGCACAGCTGTTGAATCCATCCTCCTGAACTTTGGGACTTCAATCCCTTCCTCTAGCATTTAGGGTGTCCTATTTATTGTTAACCAAACCACCCTTAACCAGTCCCCAGACTCCTTTGACCACTGGCCCAAATCTTTGGCAGTCAAATGCCTTGAAGGAATGATCTGCCTTGCAGAGCCCCTCACCTCCCACTCTTGTTGGCCCCCGGCTTCCCTCCAGATAATTCCTCCAAGGTCACTCCCCAGTTCCATGGTCTCCCTCGGCTCCCCTCCTTCACCTCTCCTGGACATCGTGTGATCAGTGGTAATCTGCCCGCATGCGGGGAACACTGCAGGATGCTCCTGCCTTTCATCTTCTCCCTCTCGCCTCAGAAACGTGGTCCTCCCACCCTCAAGCTATGACCAAGTCCTTGCCACCACATTTTGCCTACCCCGAGTCTGGTCCCGTGGGCCTAGTTCTGTCTCAGTGTGGCAGAATGAAGCCACCCCCACCCTAGAGTCAGAGCCCACCACGGCCTGAGGGGGGCAGACTGCCCAGAAGGGCAGCAAAGCCTGGAGGGCTGTGGGAGGTGGCAGGAACCTTGGCCTTCGGCGTCTCTCCCACCTGAGGCTCCCCTGACCTTGgcgtccccagccctgccctacCCCCCTACCAGCTTACAACTAAGAGAGGTGCCATCTTTTTCCCCCGTCCCCTTCTGTTCAGCCCCAGGTGACAAACTGGTGGTCCATGACACATTTGTTCGGCCTGCCACACTTTTCTGAAGTTTCAATTAGCTGCTATCATTTAAAAACTAACTGATTTCACTCAGGAATCCAGAATTCAAGTTTCTTTTTGAGAACTCAGAAGATCTGGCCCACCCCAGGCCCGCATTCCTGATAGCCAGATAGAGCTGGTCTCGGCTGTTCCCTTTCTGTGGGGCTTGCACAGAAACCTGCAGTTTTAACCCTCTGCATTGTCCTGGCCACCCATGTCAGCAGCCTGGCTTCAGAACTGCATCTTGGCATGAGGCCGTCCGTCCAGGGGAAGGAAAAGCCCTTAGGTGTGGGCTCGCGAAGACGGGGAGAGCAGGGCGAGCAGGAAGGCGGGGCGGACAGTCCCGGGTGAGAGCCACGTCCCAGTCTCTCTCCATCACTCTTTATTGCTAGCAGCGTCCCAGGCACCCTATGTGTGTCCTGTCCTGGCTCAAGCCCACCTCTGGGGGCTGGGCTGCTGCAAATGTGCGGCTTGCGATCCGCTGCTTCAGGCCACCCCACATCCTAGGGGAGGTGGGCCCCGGGGCCTGAGGCTTTATCCAGAGCCTGAGTAAGCAGTGTGGCCTGCAGGCACAGGCTTCCTTACTGTCCAGCTGGCTCAGCCAAATGTGCACCAGGGGGTGGCAGCCTTGTCGCAGTCCAACATGATGTTGAGAACAGTGCAGGGGGCCCCGCCCACAGACAAGGCTGTGCGGGAATCCACACGGTACTTCACGGTGTTCAGGCCTCCCTCCCGGTCCACCTTGAACTGCTCCTGGGGAGGAcatggagagagagcatgcactcaGGGCTTTGAGGCCGCCGGCTGTCCGCAGCTGTGCCCCACCAGTAAGCAAGAGGGCTGAGATTGTTCAGGTGGGCTAATATGGCTCCTAAAGAAGAGGCTGTTTGGGGGACGGTGGTTCCCGTGTCACAGGTCCGCCTGGGACGCTGGCACCGATAGCTgaggccctcccctgctccctgcctgcaTGGATGCTGAGGTCTCAGCTTACCCACGTGGCCAGGTGCCCATAGCGGCCACCAGCACAGGGCACAGTGCCCAAGCAGAACGCCCAGAGACTGGCCTGGGCCacgcaggggagggcagggccatCTGGGCCGGAGGAGAGCTTGGTGAAACGCTTGGCCCTGTTGCTTCCCCACATCACCACCTAACCATCCCCAGTCAGGGGACCAGCCAGCACCTGTTTTTGAGCTGCGATGCGCTTCTGGTCCCTCTTCCGCCAGGCTGGGTCATGCAGGTGGCGAAATGTCTTGTACCCAGTTGTGATTCCCGAGGGGCGGAAAAGCTAAGAAGGCCAAAGAAGTTGGGTCAGGCCGCCCTCCTGGAGCCCCGGTCCTCACCGCTAGTCCTCTGGGGTCCCACCGCCTGCCACGGGCCACAGGCAGGGGCCTGTACTGCCATTCTGCAGAAGAGGTATGCCTATCGGGGGCCAGGCTGAGATCAGAACTGGGGGTGTCATCCCTAAGCCCCAGGAATGTCAtctgagggcagggaagggaaccCTGGGGCAGTCCCGATGCTGAAGAGGTGGGGAGCCCTGGGGGGAGTATTACCTGCAGCCCGGCCCCTTTGATGCGACGGTAGAACTCATCATCTTCGCGGCCCCAGCCCCAGAAGCGGTTGGACATCCCGTTGCActgacacagagacagggagagtcaCTTGCCCCATCCTCCCAGGGCGCTCCCTGGTCTCTGACCACCCAGGAGTAGGCCAAagccccctttctcctcctcctcccctggagGTTCTAATGTGCACCCAGAGGCTTATAGTTCCCGCAACCTCTGAGCTACTGGAGGACAGCCATCACATGCCAGGCCCCTTGCCTGTTCTCATGGGCCCTTGAGTCTGTGTGACACGATTGGTTTCTCAAAAATGTCTGACTGGGGGCccctagggggctcagtcggttgagtgtcacttctggtttcagcgcaggtcatgatctcacattttttgagtttgagccccgtgtcgggctccgtgctgatggcacagagtctgcgtgggattctttctctttccctctctctctgcccctcctctgctctctcctctgttctctctctctctctctctcagaataaatagattaaaaaaaaaaaaaggctgactgGTGGAAGGCACCTCTTCAGGGCAACTGGCAATGGGCAGAAGTGCCAACTCCTGCTTGATTTCTGCCTGCCCGATACCCCCCTTTCTCCTGGGAGGCTCTGCCCTGGTCTCTtcctgtggggagaggggcagctgggcCCTGCGACAGACACCTATTAGCCACCCAACTCAGGGCTTCATTTCTGTAAAGCTGGCTTCAGCCGCAGCctgaagaaaagggcaaaagaccAGTGTCTAAGCCACTCGGtccttcccactctctcccctcaccctcaccTACTCCCCAACCTCCCTCCACCTTCActccctcaccgccccccccccacctccagccacaACAATGGACTCAGGGGTagccccctctccccaacccctatTCAAGTCAGGCCAATCAGGAGCCAGGGTGGCGCAGTTCTGGGACTCCTGTCCCGGCTGCTGGGGAAGAGACCTCACCGTCCGCTGAACCCGGGCCTGGGTGCACGCAGCGTGCATCCAGGACGGCCACCGTGCACCTCATAGGCCTGAGAACAAATCCACTCCAGAGAAAGCCGAGCTGAGAGACGTCCTTGGTGACACTAAGAGGCCTGGCAAGCCACCCCTGAAGCCAGCCCAGACTGTTCCATTGAGAACCAACGAACCCCGAGTCTCCCGAAGCCAGCTCACAGGGGGTTCCCGCTACTGCGGCTGAATCCTCCCTGACTGGCTCGGTCCCGCTCCTGGACTCCCTTGACCGGTCAGGGCAGGACCCTCTCATCCACCGGGCCTGGGACCGTCCCTCCTCCTGCCCACGCCCGCCCCGGGCGGGCGCCCCCCGGCCTCACCAGCTGGTAGTGCTGCTTGGAGAGCAGCAGGATGCCGCCCACGTAGGTCTTGTAGTGGTAGAGCGGGTGCAGCTCCGGGGAGGCCACGTGGAAGGGCCCGGCCTCGGGGAAGCCATAGTCCAGTTCCTCGTTGAGGGGGAGCAGGTCCACGTCGTGCATGGCGATGTAGTCCGTGCTGTTGCTGCTCTCCAGGAAGCCCACGTTGACGAGGGCCGCCCGGTTGAACCTGCACAGGTGGGGGGCGGTGAGGTCGCGCTCCCCAAACTGCGTGACAGCCTGTCCTCTGTGGCGCCCGCCCCCCCAGCGCCTGTGCCGCCTTCCCACCCGATGCCAACTTCCCTGTGGGGCTGCCCCCCCGCCTGCCGTCTGCTCATCACACAGACGTCTACCGACTGCCAGCTATGTGCCAGACACCGTCCGGCCCACTGGGGCTACGGCGGAGAGAAATCAAAGCCCTGCCCTCGAGGAGCTGAGGTTCTGAtaagaggaaacagaaatcaataagTGAATATGTAACCAGCCAGCTAACGGCAAGGGCTACGGAGGAGAGAAGCGCGCGCAGAGGAGAGAAGCGCGTGcggggtgaggaggggagagcatgctggggggcggggcaggtgtTCTTGCAGACAGGGCCAGCAGGAAGGCCAGGGTAATGGTGTGACGTGTGAAGGCCTGAGGGAATGAGCCAGAAGCAGGTAGAGGGAGTGGGTCTccaaggagaggggaaggcaATTGCCAAGGCCCGAGGCAGGAGCGGACACCTGTGTGACCAAACAGGGTGACCAGGAGGGCTTCAGGGATGAGGCCAGTGGGGGACTGGCCCCTGACAGGCTTGGGCTGTGACCCCGGGTACCACGCAGGAGCCCCTGCAGGGCTGAGAGCAGAGCCAGGATGTGCTGTGACTTCCAGTTTAACAGGATCACTCTAGCTGGGGTGTTGAGACGAGAAGGGAGGCTCAGGGTTGGAAGGCTACGATCATCTGGGTGGGAGACGATGGTGATTTAGCTCagggaggtggtgagaagtgggCAGATTTGAGACACATTCCGAGGGACGGGGTGTGCTGAGGGAAAGCGAGGAGGTGACAATGACTCGAAGgctttttggcctgagcaaccgGAAGCGAGGAGCTGCCATCTCCTGAAATAGGGAAGAGGGCGGGTGGGAAAGCAGACATTCATCCTTGATCATGTGAAGCTTGGGATGCTCGGGACCACCAGACGGAGGGTTATGTGGTGCCCAGACGCAGGGGGCTGGAGGTCAGGAGAGTGGTCTAGGCCGGGAATACACAGACTTGGGGGCCACCAGGGCACAGAAGGGGTTTAGTGCCACGAGGCCGGATGACATTCCCAGGGAGTGACTGCAGCCGGAAAAGAAGATGCCCAAGGACTGAGCCCTAAGAGCGCCAGTCGAGAGGTCAGGGAGGTGAGGTAGAACGGGCAAAGGACTTagaggaggtgaggaaggaggagaaccAGAGTGCTGTTTCAGAAGTCAAACGGAGGTGTTTCCAAGAGGAAGAAGTAACCCACTTGGCCAATGCTACCTGGCGGTGGAAGACTGAGAACAGTGCTTGGATTAAGGAGGTGGGCTCACTGGTGACATCAGTGAGAGTTGCTTCAGCGTCAGGAGGGGGGTAAACATCTGAGGGGAACAGGTtccagagagagtgagaggggagaCAGGAAAGTTCTGCTCTGAAGGGGCTCAGAGCAATGAGGTGACAGGGGTGGGCGAGGGGTCACGGgggcttttccttctctttttagaCAGGAGCTATTTCAGTATGTTTGCTGATGCAAATGCCCCAGAAGGGAGGAGAAACCAAtccaggagggagagaaaggagtggaTGGCTGAAGCGATGTCCTCGAGTAGGAGAGCGAGAAGGGGACCCAGCGCCAGACCGGAAGAGCTGGCcctggaggggctggggcagTGCATCCTCAGCATGGTGGGAGCCTAGTCTGTGAGCACAGAGGCTGGAGGGCTCACTCTCTTCCCGTTGGCTCGACTTCTCAAACAGGGAGCAAAGTCATCAGCCACGGCTGACgaggagagggacaggagaaAGGGTGCCGGGCTGCCTCAGAGGAGGAGAGGCAGCAGGCCAGAGGGCCCTCTTGGGCCAGGGCTCATCGCTGGGGGGGGGACAGCCAGCTGACCCAGAATAGGCATGGAGCAGCCAGCAGCAGGTGGGTCAGGGAGGTGAGAAGTGCGAGATGACGGATGTTAATGATTGACCGTGGACTCCAAGGTGGGTGAGGAGAAAGTGAGGACGAGGAGGGTGGGCTGTGAAGACTGGGCGGTACTGTGGCCTAAAGGGCCTGGCGGGGTCCAAGAGCCTTCGGGTCTGCCTCCCAGAGGAGCgaggtggagggaaaggaggtggaggtggagcgTGAGATGTGCGCACTGGCTCACGGAGGGGAGCGGCGCGTGGTAAAGGGCAAGGACCCCAGGGTAACAGTAGACTGTGAACAGCTTCAAAGCTGTGGCCTTGACCCTGCCTTTCCCGAATCCCCACAGTTAATCCACTGGAAAGCTCGGTCTGTGCTTCCTCCCCATCAAATCTCTCCACCCCTGCTCCCCTACAGCCAAGAGGCCCTCCCGTCCAACAGCCCAGCAggcctcccagccctgccccattCTCCTGTTCTGGTAAAAGGTATTCCTCCTACGACAGCCATGGCGATCCTTTCAAAATGGGTATCACACCAGGACTCTCCTTAGCCCCAATCCTCCCCTCAAATTCCCGTCACATCAGCGAGAGGGGTTTACTGTTCCCACCCTCCCGCCACTGCGCTGGGTGGTCTTTCCCAGGCCAGAGGCGCCCCTGGCACTGGACCCCAGTGGGAGAGGGAGCAGCCGAGGGGCCTGGGCAAGGGGAGGCCTTGGAGAGGGGGGGCCGAGTTGGGAGGCCGTCCCTACCTGAAATGATCCACCTGGTTGAGCACATAGATGTGGTGCGGGACCTTCTTCCTGCTTAGGAAGCGGTGCATGTGGGGCACAAAGACCAGCAGCTCCTCGAAGCGTTCACGGAAGGGCACCAGCACTGCCAGGCGGTGGGGGCCCCAGGACGCGTCTTCTTCCCAGTGCTCGGGAGGTGGCTCCggggggcaggagtggggtgggCCTGGGGTCTCCTGCCCTTGTCCCCGGGCTGCCCGGGCCACGTCACCAGAGCAGCTGAGCTGCAgccagagcagggagaggaagccCAGTAAGAGACAGGCAACGAAGAGGTGGAAGACGGAGCATTTCCGGGGAAGGCTGCTGGGGAGCAACCTGGACCTGGGacaagagcaggggtggggtcagAAGGGAGAGTGGAGCCGGAGCCCTTTGGCAGACCCCTTCTCTGGCTTCCCCACTGGTAAGGTGCACATGACTGGTCTGCCCCACGTGCCTGGCAGTTAGTGCAGAAGCAACGTCAACGCTTTTGTTCATGCTGCTACCACACATCGGAATCCTGCTTACTGCTCTAGGCCCAGGAGGTGTCACTgcacctccaggaagccctccaacCCTGGGTCAGAGCTGCCCCAGTTCCTTCACGCCCTCTTACTTTCTGTAAGTGAGTCCGGGTCAGACCAAGAgctgctggagggcaggggcGAGACTCCTGGTCTCTGGTACCTGCCGTTCTCCAGTACGGTGGCTGAAGGGTCTGAGCCTGAGCCGAGGGCAGGAGCCCTGCCTTAGAGATCCCACCCACCACCTTCCAGTCTTCCTCCTCTGTAAGTTTACCCCCTGTATAAACCCTCACTTCAGTCCTGCTTCTCACACCAGAAAGGTCCTCAAGGCAGGGGCCTGGCATCAGTTCCAGGGAAAAGACCAGTGTTTACCCTGGGGAGATCCAACCTACCCCCAAAACAATGCAAAACCCAAACTGACAGTCGCTGTTCACTGAATGAGACTCCAATCTTCAGTCCAAGAGGCAGCTCATGTGACAAGGGAGGAGagatgggacagggagagaaagatcAGGGCTAGGTATGGAAATCAGGCTCCGTTTAGAAGCTGGAAGTGCATCTGAATCGCTTGGACACCGAGGTCGTGCTGGGAGAGATCGCTGTCTGGCTTAGAGAGGTGGAATTTACCAGATTTCTCTgctgaggacagagaaggagcTGAGGAACCTAAGACAAGGGAAG
Coding sequences:
- the B4GALT7 gene encoding beta-1,4-galactosyltransferase 7 isoform X2, producing the protein MFPSRRKAAQLPWEDGRWEISSCPYPRSPPQPQKEPRGRGRICRGSSLPRPLAELGSALPQRKPPPQDNGGSRLLPSSLPRKCSVFHLFVACLLLGFLSLLWLQLSCSGDVARAARGQGQETPGPPHSCPPEPPPEHWEEDASWGPHRLAVLVPFRERFEELLVFVPHMHRFLSRKKVPHHIYVLNQVDHFRFNRAALVNVGFLESSNSTDYIAMHDVDLLPLNEELDYGFPEAGPFHVASPELHPLYHYKTYVGGILLLSKQHYQLCNGMSNRFWGWGREDDEFYRRIKGAGLQEQFKVDREGGLNTVKYRVDSRTALSVGGAPCTVLNIMLDCDKAATPWCTFG
- the B4GALT7 gene encoding beta-1,4-galactosyltransferase 7 isoform X4, which produces MFPSRRKAAQLPWEDGRSRLLPSSLPRKCSVFHLFVACLLLGFLSLLWLQLSCSGDVARAARGQGQETPGPPHSCPPEPPPEHWEEDASWGPHRLAVLVPFRERFEELLVFVPHMHRFLSRKKVPHHIYVLNQVDHFRFNRAALVNVGFLESSNSTDYIAMHDVDLLPLNEELDYGFPEAGPFHVASPELHPLYHYKTYVGGILLLSKQHYQLCNGMSNRFWGWGREDDEFYRRIKGAGLQEQFKVDREGGLNTVKYRVDSRTALSVGGAPCTVLNIMLDCDKAATPWCTFG
- the B4GALT7 gene encoding beta-1,4-galactosyltransferase 7 isoform X1, which gives rise to MFPSRRKAAQLPWEDGRWEISSCPYPRSPPQPQKEPRGRGRICRGSSLPRPLAELGSALPQRKPPPQDNGGSRLLPSSLPRKCSVFHLFVACLLLGFLSLLWLQLSCSGDVARAARGQGQETPGPPHSCPPEPPPEHWEEDASWGPHRLAVLVPFRERFEELLVFVPHMHRFLSRKKVPHHIYVLNQVDHFRFNRAALVNVGFLESSNSTDYIAMHDVDLLPLNEELDYGFPEAGPFHVASPELHPLYHYKTYVGGILLLSKQHYQLCNGMSNRFWGWGREDDEFYRRIKGAGLQLFRPSGITTGYKTFRHLHDPAWRKRDQKRIAAQKQEQFKVDREGGLNTVKYRVDSRTALSVGGAPCTVLNIMLDCDKAATPWCTFG
- the B4GALT7 gene encoding beta-1,4-galactosyltransferase 7 isoform X3, with product MFPSRRKAAQLPWEDGRSRLLPSSLPRKCSVFHLFVACLLLGFLSLLWLQLSCSGDVARAARGQGQETPGPPHSCPPEPPPEHWEEDASWGPHRLAVLVPFRERFEELLVFVPHMHRFLSRKKVPHHIYVLNQVDHFRFNRAALVNVGFLESSNSTDYIAMHDVDLLPLNEELDYGFPEAGPFHVASPELHPLYHYKTYVGGILLLSKQHYQLCNGMSNRFWGWGREDDEFYRRIKGAGLQLFRPSGITTGYKTFRHLHDPAWRKRDQKRIAAQKQEQFKVDREGGLNTVKYRVDSRTALSVGGAPCTVLNIMLDCDKAATPWCTFG